From a region of the Bradyrhizobium sp. KBS0727 genome:
- a CDS encoding amidase, with product MHKPTPEEAVTSLHDLSAVDLIAGYRAKQFSPSEVLEEVLAHVAVWEPHIHALYLFDPEGARATARASTERWNKGEPMGTLDGVPVTIKDNIATKDQPVPLGAASVTLTPAPKDAPPAARLREAGAVIFSKTTMPDYGMLSSGLSSFHPLTRNPWDVSKNPGGSSAGAGAAGAAGYGPLHLGTDIGGSVRLPACWNGLFALKPSLGRVPVDPPYVGRVAGPMTRIVDDAALMMSVLSRPDRRDGMSLPAHEINWKALDKSPRKLRIGLMLDAGTGQALEKEVRDVAVKAAKAFESAGAVLTEVDGILTREMLDGLDHFWRARMWSDLSLLPPEQRAKALPYIYQWAETGAKLSGVDVVRGFNATMAIRAAAAKLFCEVDYVISPVSPVVNFPAEFAAPLNDPLRPFEHIAYTVPWNMSENPAASINGGYDKKGFPIGVQIVGKRFDDLGVLGMAKAFEGLRGPQKPWPNPPKK from the coding sequence ATGCATAAACCGACGCCTGAGGAAGCGGTCACGTCGCTGCATGACCTCAGCGCCGTCGACCTGATTGCCGGCTATCGCGCCAAGCAATTCTCGCCCTCCGAAGTGCTGGAAGAAGTGCTGGCGCATGTCGCGGTGTGGGAACCGCACATCCATGCGCTCTATCTGTTCGATCCCGAAGGCGCCCGCGCCACGGCCAGGGCGTCGACCGAACGCTGGAACAAGGGCGAGCCAATGGGCACGCTCGACGGCGTACCGGTCACGATCAAGGACAACATCGCCACCAAAGACCAGCCGGTGCCGCTCGGCGCCGCCAGCGTGACGCTGACGCCCGCACCGAAGGATGCGCCGCCCGCCGCGCGGTTGCGCGAGGCCGGCGCCGTCATCTTCTCCAAGACCACGATGCCGGATTACGGCATGCTGTCTTCGGGACTCTCGAGTTTCCATCCCCTCACCCGCAACCCCTGGGACGTCAGCAAGAATCCCGGCGGCTCGTCGGCCGGCGCGGGCGCGGCCGGTGCTGCCGGTTACGGTCCGCTGCATCTCGGTACCGACATCGGCGGCTCGGTACGGCTGCCGGCGTGCTGGAACGGTCTGTTCGCGCTGAAGCCAAGCCTCGGTCGCGTTCCCGTCGATCCGCCCTATGTCGGCCGCGTCGCCGGGCCGATGACCCGCATCGTCGACGATGCCGCGCTGATGATGAGCGTATTGTCGCGGCCCGACCGGCGCGACGGCATGAGCCTGCCGGCGCACGAGATCAACTGGAAGGCGCTGGACAAATCGCCGCGCAAGCTGCGCATCGGGTTGATGCTCGATGCCGGTACCGGCCAGGCGCTGGAGAAAGAGGTCCGCGACGTCGCGGTCAAGGCCGCGAAGGCGTTTGAATCCGCCGGCGCCGTCCTCACCGAAGTCGACGGCATCCTGACCCGCGAAATGCTCGACGGGCTCGACCATTTCTGGCGTGCCCGGATGTGGTCGGATCTCTCACTGCTGCCGCCCGAGCAGCGCGCCAAGGCGCTGCCCTACATCTACCAATGGGCCGAGACCGGCGCGAAACTCAGCGGCGTCGACGTCGTCAGGGGTTTTAACGCCACCATGGCGATCCGCGCCGCCGCGGCAAAACTGTTCTGCGAGGTCGATTACGTGATCTCGCCGGTGTCGCCGGTGGTGAATTTTCCGGCCGAATTCGCCGCACCGCTCAACGATCCGCTCAGGCCGTTCGAACACATCGCCTACACCGTGCCGTGGAACATGTCGGAAAATCCCGCCGCCTCGATCAACGGCGGCTACGACAAGAAGGGTTTCCCGATCGGCGTGCAGATCGTCGGAAAACGCTTCGACGATCTCGGCGTGCTCGGCATGGCCAAGGCGTTCGAGGGCCTGCGCGGCCCGCAGAAGCCGTGGCCGAACCCGCCGAAGAAATGA
- a CDS encoding crotonase/enoyl-CoA hydratase family protein: protein MAYETIKYEVEDQILTITLNRPDKLNAFNGTMQQELIDAFDAADKDDNVRAIIVTGAGRGFCAGADLSSGANTFDRDARRGPVKRLADGSVDYSDPQVRDGGGQVTLRIFKCLKPVIAAVNGPAVGIGVTMQLAMDIRIASEAARFGFVFSQRGIVPEAASSWFLPRIVGISQALEWCYSGRVFPAQEALAGRLVSKVVPPDDLLPTARAMAKEFAAKTAPVSVALIRQMMWRMMGADDPMEAHKVDSRGIYARGRSGDVKEGVVSFLEKRPAQFKDKVSADMPDYFPWWDERGYK from the coding sequence ATGGCGTATGAGACGATCAAGTACGAGGTCGAGGATCAGATTCTCACCATCACGCTGAACCGGCCCGACAAGCTCAACGCCTTCAACGGCACCATGCAGCAGGAACTGATCGACGCGTTCGACGCCGCCGACAAGGACGACAACGTCCGCGCCATCATCGTGACCGGCGCGGGACGCGGCTTCTGCGCCGGCGCCGACCTCTCCTCCGGCGCCAACACGTTTGACCGCGACGCCCGCCGCGGGCCGGTGAAGCGGCTCGCCGATGGCAGCGTCGACTACAGCGATCCGCAGGTCCGCGACGGCGGCGGCCAGGTGACGCTGCGCATCTTCAAGTGCCTGAAGCCTGTGATCGCGGCGGTGAACGGCCCGGCGGTCGGCATCGGCGTCACCATGCAGCTGGCGATGGATATCCGCATTGCGTCCGAGGCCGCGCGCTTCGGCTTCGTGTTCTCGCAGCGCGGTATCGTGCCGGAAGCCGCCTCCTCCTGGTTCCTGCCGCGCATCGTCGGCATCTCGCAGGCGCTGGAATGGTGCTATTCGGGCCGCGTGTTCCCGGCGCAGGAAGCGCTGGCCGGCCGCCTCGTCAGTAAGGTGGTGCCGCCGGACGACCTGCTGCCGACCGCGCGCGCGATGGCCAAGGAATTCGCGGCCAAGACCGCGCCGGTGTCGGTCGCGCTGATCCGGCAGATGATGTGGCGCATGATGGGCGCCGACGATCCGATGGAAGCCCACAAGGTCGACAGCCGCGGCATCTACGCCCGCGGACGTTCGGGAGATGTCAAGGAAGGCGTGGTCTCGTTCCTGGAAAAGCGCCCGGCGCAGTTCAAAGACAAGGTTTCGGCTGACATGCCCGACTATTTCCCGTGGTGGGACGAGCGCGGGTATAAATAG
- a CDS encoding NADPH:quinone oxidoreductase family protein — translation MPKAVVCRELGPPEGLRLETFASAPLSPGQVRVAVRAAGINFPDVLMAAGEYQLKPPLPFTPGVEAAGDIVEVNAAEGVAVGDKVIVKMRHGAYCDEAIATPAQLVRLPSTFDYAEGATFLAGHGTAYHALIDRGQLQPGEVLLVHGAGGGVGLAAVEIGKMLGATVIATASSDEKLEIAKARGADHLVRYDREPFRDAVKRITDGRGADVVFDPVGGEVFENSMRCINWGARLLIIGFTGGIGLAKTNLLMIKGASVLGVRAGEAVRKNPALGEVRIKALTEWAEAGKIRPNISHRLPLEDYARAMRLLIDRKAIGRVALTMG, via the coding sequence ATGCCGAAAGCCGTCGTCTGCCGCGAACTCGGCCCGCCCGAGGGCCTGCGCCTGGAAACATTTGCCTCGGCGCCGTTGTCGCCCGGGCAGGTGCGCGTCGCTGTTCGCGCCGCCGGGATCAATTTCCCTGACGTGCTGATGGCGGCGGGCGAATATCAGCTCAAGCCGCCGCTGCCGTTCACACCGGGCGTGGAAGCCGCCGGTGACATCGTCGAGGTCAATGCGGCCGAGGGCGTCGCGGTCGGCGATAAGGTCATCGTCAAGATGCGGCACGGCGCCTATTGCGACGAGGCGATCGCCACGCCTGCGCAACTGGTGCGGCTGCCTTCGACTTTCGATTACGCCGAGGGCGCGACGTTTCTCGCCGGCCACGGCACGGCGTATCACGCGCTGATCGACCGCGGCCAGCTTCAGCCCGGGGAGGTGCTGCTGGTGCACGGCGCCGGCGGCGGCGTCGGCCTCGCTGCTGTCGAGATCGGCAAGATGCTCGGCGCCACCGTGATCGCGACCGCGTCCAGCGACGAGAAGCTCGAGATTGCCAAGGCGCGCGGCGCCGATCATCTGGTGCGCTACGACCGCGAGCCGTTCCGCGATGCCGTCAAGCGCATCACCGACGGGCGGGGCGCCGACGTAGTGTTCGATCCGGTCGGCGGCGAGGTGTTCGAGAACAGCATGCGCTGCATCAATTGGGGCGCACGGCTGTTGATCATCGGCTTCACCGGCGGCATCGGTCTTGCGAAGACCAACCTGCTGATGATCAAGGGCGCCAGCGTGCTTGGCGTGCGCGCCGGCGAAGCGGTGCGGAAAAATCCCGCGCTCGGCGAAGTCAGGATCAAGGCGCTGACCGAATGGGCGGAAGCCGGAAAAATCCGCCCCAACATCTCGCACCGCCTGCCGCTGGAAGACTACGCCCGCGCGATGCGGCTGTTGATCGACCGCAAGGCGATCGGGCGGGTGGCGCTGACGATGGGATGA
- a CDS encoding 2-hydroxychromene-2-carboxylate isomerase — MIEFFFDCSSPWTYLAFHNIQPLAKELGVDISWRPILVGGIFNTVNPSVYAQRETPVPLKARYMKKDLADWARSAGLAIKMPPTVFPVNSVKAMRGCIWVGKESGPQMVPFARAVFETYWGGDKDISQDSVLTEVCKKAGVDHVKFFEGIGQQAVKDQLKANTDEVMARGGFGSPTIFVGKTDMYFGNDRMPLIREAVLRLQEKAA, encoded by the coding sequence ATGATCGAATTCTTCTTCGACTGTTCCAGTCCCTGGACCTATCTCGCCTTCCACAACATCCAGCCGCTTGCGAAAGAGCTGGGCGTCGACATCAGCTGGCGGCCGATCCTGGTCGGCGGCATCTTCAATACCGTCAACCCCAGCGTCTATGCGCAGCGCGAGACGCCGGTGCCGTTGAAGGCGCGTTACATGAAGAAGGACCTCGCCGACTGGGCGCGCTCAGCGGGGCTCGCGATCAAGATGCCGCCGACGGTGTTTCCAGTGAACAGCGTCAAGGCGATGCGCGGCTGCATCTGGGTTGGCAAAGAATCGGGCCCGCAGATGGTGCCGTTCGCGCGCGCGGTGTTCGAGACCTATTGGGGCGGCGACAAGGACATCTCGCAGGATTCGGTACTGACGGAGGTCTGCAAGAAAGCCGGCGTCGATCATGTCAAATTTTTCGAAGGCATCGGCCAGCAAGCGGTCAAGGATCAGCTCAAGGCCAATACCGACGAAGTGATGGCGCGCGGCGGCTTCGGTTCGCCGACGATCTTCGTCGGCAAGACCGACATGTATTTCGGCAACGACCGGATGCCGCTGATCCGCGAAGCCGTGCTGCGCCTGCAAGAGAAAGCCGCCTGA
- a CDS encoding glutathione binding-like protein, translating into MIDLHYAPTPNGWKISIMLEELGLPYTVIPVNIRAGEQFRPEFLAISPNNRIPAIVDRAPADGGGPFSVFETGAILIYLAEKTGLFLPSDMRGRSQAIQWVMWQMSGLGPMLGQHGHFALYASEKIPYAIERYRDEAARLYRVLDTQLGKTGAYVAGHDYSIADIACFPWTMTHKAQGFTLDDYPNVKRWYATVRARPQVQAGLAIGKFVKEPFDEEARKNMFGQAAKEMAGKR; encoded by the coding sequence ATGATCGACCTGCACTACGCGCCGACGCCGAACGGCTGGAAAATCTCGATCATGCTGGAGGAACTCGGGCTTCCCTACACCGTCATTCCCGTCAACATCCGCGCCGGCGAGCAGTTTCGGCCGGAATTCCTCGCTATCAGCCCCAACAACCGGATTCCGGCGATCGTCGATCGCGCGCCGGCTGATGGCGGCGGGCCGTTTTCGGTGTTCGAGACCGGCGCGATCCTGATCTATCTAGCCGAGAAGACCGGCCTCTTTCTCCCCTCGGATATGCGCGGCCGTTCGCAGGCGATCCAGTGGGTGATGTGGCAGATGAGCGGGCTCGGCCCGATGCTCGGCCAGCACGGCCATTTCGCGCTCTATGCAAGTGAGAAAATTCCCTACGCGATCGAGCGCTACCGCGACGAAGCGGCGCGGCTCTACCGCGTGCTCGACACCCAACTGGGCAAGACCGGCGCGTACGTGGCAGGCCACGACTATTCGATCGCCGACATCGCTTGCTTTCCCTGGACCATGACCCACAAGGCGCAGGGCTTTACGCTCGACGACTACCCCAACGTCAAGCGCTGGTACGCCACCGTCCGCGCCCGGCCGCAGGTGCAGGCGGGATTGGCGATCGGCAAGTTCGTGAAAGAGCCGTTCGACGAGGAGGCGCGGAAGAACATGTTCGGGCAGGCGGCGAAGGAGATGGCGGGAAAACGCTAA
- a CDS encoding methionine synthase: MLFPTTIAGSLPKPEWLAESNTLWAPWKSKGDELARAKRDATLLAVKLQEDAGVDIVTEGEQARQHFVHGFLEKIEGIDFAHKVEMGIRKDRYKAMVPQVVAPLTLKGRVHADEARVARTHTKNKLKFTLPGPMTIIDTIADKYYGDRIKMAFAFAELLNEEAKALQADGVDVIQFDEPAFNVYMDEVSDWGIKALERAAQGLTCATAVHICYGYGIKANTDWKQTLGKEWRQYEDIFPAIAKSPIQQVAIECRNSKVPLDLLGLLTGKVVQAGVIDVASDTVETAEDVVAVIEAVSKFVPKSNIVATTNCGMAPMRRDIAEAKLMALGAGAKLARERLG; this comes from the coding sequence ATGCTGTTTCCAACCACGATCGCAGGCTCCCTGCCGAAGCCGGAATGGCTGGCCGAGTCCAACACGCTGTGGGCGCCCTGGAAATCCAAGGGAGACGAACTCGCGCGCGCCAAGCGTGACGCCACCCTACTGGCGGTGAAGCTGCAGGAGGACGCCGGCGTCGATATCGTCACCGAGGGTGAACAGGCCCGCCAGCATTTCGTCCACGGCTTTCTGGAGAAGATCGAGGGCATCGATTTCGCCCACAAGGTCGAGATGGGCATCCGCAAGGACCGCTACAAGGCGATGGTGCCGCAGGTGGTGGCGCCGCTGACGCTGAAGGGGCGCGTCCATGCCGACGAGGCCCGCGTCGCCCGCACCCACACCAAGAACAAGCTGAAGTTCACCCTGCCCGGCCCGATGACCATCATCGACACTATCGCCGACAAATATTACGGCGACCGGATCAAGATGGCGTTCGCCTTTGCCGAACTCTTGAACGAGGAAGCCAAGGCGTTGCAGGCCGACGGCGTCGACGTGATCCAGTTCGACGAACCCGCCTTCAACGTCTACATGGACGAGGTGTCGGACTGGGGCATCAAGGCGCTGGAACGCGCGGCCCAAGGGCTCACCTGCGCCACCGCCGTGCACATCTGCTACGGCTACGGCATCAAGGCCAATACCGACTGGAAGCAGACGCTCGGCAAGGAGTGGCGGCAGTACGAGGATATTTTCCCGGCGATCGCCAAGAGCCCGATCCAGCAGGTCGCGATCGAATGCCGCAATTCGAAGGTGCCGCTGGATCTGCTGGGGCTCTTGACCGGCAAGGTCGTCCAGGCCGGCGTCATCGACGTCGCCAGCGACACGGTCGAGACTGCCGAGGATGTGGTTGCCGTGATCGAAGCGGTGTCGAAATTCGTGCCGAAGAGCAACATCGTCGCGACCACCAATTGCGGCATGGCGCCGATGCGTCGGGATATCGCGGAGGCGAAACTGATGGCGCTGGGTGCAGGGGCGAAACTGGCACGGGAGCGGTTGGGGTAG
- the gpt gene encoding xanthine phosphoribosyltransferase codes for MAADAQALSAQERAGKAFPVSWDQFHRDCRALTWRLNEVGPFHAVIAITRGGLVPAAIVARELGVRVIDTVCIASYDHDKQGELQVLKGVSADTAKLGAGTGKGLLIVDDLVDTGKTGRLVRDMMPDAHFATVYAKPKGRPLVDTYITEVSQDTWIFFPWDTALSFQPPIRDGAA; via the coding sequence ATGGCGGCAGATGCGCAGGCACTGAGCGCGCAGGAGCGGGCCGGCAAGGCCTTTCCGGTGTCGTGGGACCAGTTTCATCGGGATTGCCGGGCGCTGACCTGGCGGCTCAACGAGGTCGGGCCGTTTCATGCGGTCATCGCCATCACCCGCGGTGGCCTCGTGCCGGCCGCGATCGTCGCGCGCGAACTCGGCGTGCGCGTGATCGATACCGTCTGCATCGCGAGCTACGATCACGACAAGCAGGGCGAGCTTCAGGTTCTCAAGGGCGTTTCCGCCGACACCGCCAAACTCGGCGCCGGCACCGGCAAGGGACTGCTGATCGTCGACGACCTCGTCGACACCGGCAAGACCGGGCGGCTGGTCCGCGACATGATGCCGGACGCGCATTTCGCCACCGTCTACGCCAAGCCGAAGGGCCGTCCGCTGGTCGATACCTACATTACCGAAGTGTCGCAGGACACCTGGATCTTTTTTCCCTGGGATACTGCATTGTCGTTCCAGCCGCCGATCCGCGACGGGGCGGCTTAA
- a CDS encoding molybdopterin-binding protein, protein MSEIVTAGILVIGDEILSGRTKDKNIGFIAEYLTNIGIDLKEVRVVADDEADIIAALDALRHRYNYVFTTGGIGPTHDDITADSVAKAFGVGIDHHPEVVARFKERWTEQDLNEARLRMARVPDGAELIQSATILAPGFKLGNVIVMAGIPTIMQAMMDIVAPKLKSGVRMLSDSVRADAREGDIGGPLRAIAAAHPDTIIGSYPFQDEDKKPNTNLVVRSRDPEKLAAAMTAVKEMLAGLNITR, encoded by the coding sequence ATGAGTGAGATCGTCACGGCGGGAATTCTGGTCATTGGTGACGAGATCCTGTCCGGCCGGACCAAGGACAAGAACATCGGCTTTATCGCCGAATACCTGACCAATATCGGTATCGACCTCAAGGAAGTGCGGGTTGTCGCCGACGACGAGGCCGACATCATCGCCGCCCTTGATGCGCTGCGGCATCGCTACAATTACGTCTTTACCACCGGCGGCATCGGCCCGACCCATGACGACATTACCGCCGACAGCGTTGCCAAGGCGTTCGGGGTCGGTATCGACCATCACCCCGAAGTGGTGGCGCGGTTTAAGGAGCGTTGGACCGAGCAGGACCTCAACGAGGCGCGGTTGCGCATGGCTCGCGTCCCCGATGGCGCCGAACTGATCCAGAGCGCGACCATCCTGGCGCCCGGCTTCAAGCTCGGCAATGTCATCGTGATGGCCGGCATCCCCACCATCATGCAGGCGATGATGGACATCGTCGCACCCAAGCTGAAATCGGGCGTGCGGATGCTGTCGGACTCGGTCCGCGCCGACGCGCGGGAAGGCGACATCGGTGGCCCGCTGCGGGCGATCGCCGCCGCCCATCCCGATACCATCATCGGCAGCTATCCGTTCCAGGACGAGGACAAGAAGCCGAACACCAATCTCGTCGTCCGCTCCCGCGATCCCGAAAAGCTCGCCGCCGCGATGACCGCGGTGAAGGAGATGCTGGCGGGCCTGAACATTACGCGTTAG